The genomic region CGCAGTGCACCTCCACCTTCCGCCTCCAGGAGGGCGAGCTGCACCTGTCCGGCCTGCGTGAGTACAGGTCGATCGCCGGCGGCTTCGAGCCCACGGCCATGGCCGTCACCGGCGGTACCGGCAAGTACTCCACCGCCCGCGGCGAGGCCAAGGTCACCAGGGTGACCGCGGCGGACCGGGCGGACGTGGGTTACCGGTTCACCATCACGCTGACGGACTGACGAGCAGCTCCCCGCTGACGGGCACGGCCGGAGCGCGGCGGTTGTCCACGACCACCAGTTCGGGCCTGGTTCCGGCCCGCCACTGCCCCGCTGCCAGCGGGATCGTCGCCACGCCAGGCGCGGAGCCACCCGCCCAGTCGAGAGTTCCGGCCGCGGTGTCCAGCCTGAGTCCCGCCAGCACCTCGGCCGTGCCTGCGCGGGAGCCGGCGGCGGTGACGGCGTGGCAGGCCGCCTCCAGCGCGGCGTGCGCGACGCCCAGCGGTTGTGCCCACGGCGTGCCGGTCGCGTCCTCGTAGGCGGCGGCCAGCCCACGACCCGCGCCGCCGCGGTGCTCGGGAGTCCAGTACACGATCGTGGCGACCCGGTCCAGCCGGTCGTGCGCGGCGACGCTGAACGGGTAGGTCAGCCAGCGCGAGCAGGTCACCAGACGGGACGGCCGCGCCGGACGGCGGCGGCGAGGTCGGCGGCGGTCGCCGCCGAGGTCACCACCTCCACGCCGGCCAGGTCCGGCAGGCGGTCGTCGTGCTCGCGGTAGGCCAGGTCGACCAGCACGTGCCCGCGCGCCTCGGCCACCGGCCTGAACCACCGCCGCAACGCCTGCCCCTGCGTGCCGTCGTTCCACACGCAGCCCACCCGCCGTGCGGCGCCCAGGTGCTCCCACAGGTCGGCGAACGCCTCGGCGATGTCGTCGACGCCCCAACTGAAGTGGAAGGCCCATCCCGGCCGGTGCTCGTCGTCGAACACCTCGGCGCCGAACACCTGCCACGGCAGGGTCGTGGACACGCACGGCACCTCCCGCCCGGTACAGGCACGGGCGACCGCGGGCAGCGTCTCCGTGCCGCCCAGCGTCACCACCGCCCGCACGCCCGCGTCGACCAGCGCCCGTGCCGCGGCGCGAGCGCCCTCGGGAGTGGAGGAGCTGTCGTGCACCAGCACCTCCACCGGCCACGGCAGGGCGCCGGCGACGAAGTCCAGCGCCGCGCCGAGCGGCGCGAGCCTCCCGGTGCGCGCGAGGACGATCCCGATCAGTGGTTTCGGCACGTGCGGCACCGTACCGACGGGACGGTCACCACCATCGGGTGATCACCTCGTGACGCGGGTGGGCCCGTCGCGTTCCCTGGAACCCTGCCCAGCGGGTCCACCCGGCCGGGTTCGGTCCACTCGGCATCGCCTGTGCCCGGCCGGCGCGGGACAACACTGCCTTGTCCGGATGATGCCAACGCACGATCCGTTCCGCGGGACTTCGGTAAGACAACACCATGACCGGAATCACCACCGCGGTGGCCAACGGCATCACCCGCACGTTCTCCTGGCGCGGCCGCGCCACCCGCAGCGAGTACTGGTTCTACGTCCTGTTCTGCTGGGCGGTGGTGCTCGGGCTGGCGTTCACCTTCAGCGCATTCGAATCCGGCGTGGCCGCGAGCATCGGCGGCGTCTCGATCATGCTGGTGTGGTTCTCGCTGTTCTCGGCCATGATCCGGCGCCTGCACGACACCGGCCGCAGCGGCGCGTGGGCGTTGATCGTGCTCCTGCCCTTCATCGGCGGCTTCTGGCTGTTCCTGTTGATGACCGAACCCGCCCAGCCCCATCCGAACCGGTTCGGCCACCTCGCACATCCCGTGGACGCCACCGCCGATCGCCCGAGTCCTAAGTAGACAGACGAACGGGAAGTCGGCCCGTGGTCTTCCGCGCGTGGGAGACAGTGCGGAAGGATGGCGGCAGGGGTTGGTGCCATGGGGAAGGACGCGTTCACCGCAGCGGAGGTCGTGGAAGCCGCGCTCGCGAGGTGGGACGTCGTACGGCGGGAGGCCGCCGGAACGGTGACGAGCGGCTACGGAGCTGGTACTTCGAGACCGTGTCGGCCTACGGCGATCCGGACACCTTCGCGTCCCGGATGTTCGAGGCGGCGGCGACGCTGTGCGGACGTGGCCGGGCTGGGACGCTTTTCTGCTGCTGGACTGGCTCGGGCGGCACATCGCGATCGAGTTCGATGGTGAGCTCGCGGTTCGCCGCGACCCACTGTTCGCCCGCGTTCCGGGAACTCCTCGGACCGTCATCGATACCGGCTTCGACCTGACCGGCGATGTCGCTGGACGAGTGAACCGGGTCATTCCGCCATCCCGGCCTCGTATGCGGTGATGGCCGCCTGCACGCGGTTCTGCACGCCCAGCCCGCGCAGGATCGCGGACAGGTGCGCCTTCACCGTGCCCTCCGCCAGGTGCAGGCGCGCCGCGATCTCCTGGTTCGACAGCCCCCGCCCGACCAGGGCCAGCACGTCCCGCTCGCGCGGGGTCAGCGCCTCCACCTTGCGCTTCGCCGCCGCCGGTCGCGTCAACCCCGACCGCAAGCCGGCGAGGACACGGCGGGCGACCCGCGGTGACAGGTACGCGGCACCGTCGGCGACCGCCCGTACCGCGATCAGCAGCTCACGCGGGTCCGCCGCCTTGAGCAGGAAGCCGCTCGCGCCGTCTTCCAGGGCCCGTGCCACGTACTCGTCCTCGTCGAACGTCGTCAGCATCACCACCGGGGCGACGTCGCGCAGCTCGCGGGCCGCGGCGAGGCCGTCGAGGTGCGGCATGCGGATGTCCATCAGCACGACGTCCGGCTGGTGCGCGTGCGCCAGTTCCACCGCCGCGCGCCCGTCGGCCGCCTCTGCCACCACCGCGATGTCGGGATCCGTCGCCAGCACCGCCGCCAGTCCTGCCCGGATCATGGCCTCGTCGTCGGCCAGCAGCACCCTGATCACGTCAGCGGCACCCGTGCGACCAGCGTGAACAGCCCGTCCGCCGCTGTCACCGCCAGCTCGCCACCCAGCAGCCGCAGCCGCTCCGCCACACCCGCGAGGCCGCTGCCCCTGCCGACCCGACCCGTCAACGGATTCCCGACCTCCAGCGTCACCAGCCGCTCCGCGACCGTCATCGTGATCGTCACCGGCTCGCCCGGCGCGTGGCGCGCCGCGTTCGTCAACGCCTCCCGCACGACCCGGCGCACGGCCTGGTCCACCACGTCCGGCAGGTCGGCGAGGCCGTCGACCGCCACGGACATGCCCGCGTCCCGCGCGTTCGCCACCAGGACCGCGACCGGCGGCACGTCGTCGCGTTCCCGCAGCATCGCGATCGACTGCCGCAGCCGGTCCGTCGCCGCCCGCCGCCCGCACCGCCGTGCGGGCGTCCTCGCTGGCCAGAACCGGTGACAGCTCGAGTGCGCCCGCGCAGCGCGATCAGCGCGAGGTCATGGCCGAGCGAGTCGTGCAGCTCCGCCGCGAGCCTGCCCCGCTCCTGCAGCCGCGCCCGCTCGGCGACGTGCTCCTGCTCGCGCTCCAGCTGCCGCACCCGCTCCTGCTCGGCCGCGACCAGCAGCGCCTGCTGCCGCCGGTACCGCCCGCCGAGCCACGGCAGCACGATCGTGATCAGCAGGACGACCAGCACCGTCGGCACCTCGGCGCGGTCCAGGACAGCCACCGTCGCCGTGCCCGCGATCGCGACTCCGGTGAGGACCTGCCAGCCGAAACGGGCGTCGACGTGCCTGCCGTGCAGGTACGCGAGCACCGCCAGCACCACCCACGCGCACACCTGCCACACCGGCAGGCC from Lentzea guizhouensis harbors:
- a CDS encoding ABC transporter substrate-binding protein — translated: MPKPLIGIVLARTGRLAPLGAALDFVAGALPWPVEVLVHDSSSTPEGARAAARALVDAGVRAVVTLGGTETLPAVARACTGREVPCVSTTLPWQVFGAEVFDDEHRPGWAFHFSWGVDDIAEAFADLWEHLGAARRVGCVWNDGTQGQALRRWFRPVAEARGHVLVDLAYREHDDRLPDLAGVEVVTSAATAADLAAAVRRGRPVW
- a CDS encoding DUF805 domain-containing protein, yielding MTGITTAVANGITRTFSWRGRATRSEYWFYVLFCWAVVLGLAFTFSAFESGVAASIGGVSIMLVWFSLFSAMIRRLHDTGRSGAWALIVLLPFIGGFWLFLLMTEPAQPHPNRFGHLAHPVDATADRPSPK
- a CDS encoding response regulator — encoded protein: MIRVLLADDEAMIRAGLAAVLATDPDIAVVAEAADGRAAVELAHAHQPDVVLMDIRMPHLDGLAAARELRDVAPVVMLTTFDEDEYVARALEDGASGFLLKAADPRELLIAVRAVADGAAYLSPRVARRVLAGLRSGLTRPAAAKRKVEALTPRERDVLALVGRGLSNQEIAARLHLAEGTVKAHLSAILRGLGVQNRVQAAITAYEAGMAE
- a CDS encoding sensor histidine kinase: MSVAVDGLADLPDVVDQAVRRVVREALTNAARHAPGEPVTITMTVAERLVTLEVGNPLTGRVGRGSGLAGVAERLRLLGGELAVTAADGLFTLVARVPLT
- a CDS encoding histidine kinase, which encodes MSLGVLAVLGLVSGLGTEGGLPVWQVCAWVVLAVLAYLHGRHVDARFGWQVLTGVAIAGTATVAVLDRAEVPTVLVVLLITIVLPWLGGRYRRQQALLVAAEQERVRQLEREQEHVAERARLQERGRLAAELHDSLGHDLALIALRGRTRAVTGSGQRGRPHGGAGGGRRRTGCGSRSRCCGNATTCRRSRSWWRTRGTRACPWRSTASPTCRTWWTRPCAGSCGRR